From the genome of Parazoarcus communis, one region includes:
- a CDS encoding glycosyltransferase family 4 protein, whose amino-acid sequence MGDQRCVAKYQVFSDMRWPEKTGIGNVMTAMMDGCPSHAEVVDLDVQGRIGSPLSPLAVSRSLRGKALDGGVFWSAGFVPPLWSPVPSVVTVHDLTHLHFYSRAHALYYRHFFLPLYRRCEAVVCVSDYTRREFIEWSGMPAGRVHVVLNGVSPQFSANTETLGLPYRYVLYPGNHRSYKNLDRLVCAYARSGLRDMDVHLVMTGTENAELMNLARNEGVEAYVHFAGRLADVDLPRIYRGAEAIAFVSLYEGFGLPIVEAMASGVPVLTSNVSAMPEVAGDAALIVDPYSVDDIARALRQLMVEPGLRAELAGRGREQVRRFDWNASADALWSIVDDVVSAGGRCLQGAV is encoded by the coding sequence ATGGGTGATCAACGATGTGTAGCAAAGTATCAGGTCTTCTCGGACATGCGCTGGCCCGAAAAGACCGGCATCGGCAACGTCATGACCGCGATGATGGATGGATGTCCAAGTCATGCCGAAGTGGTTGATCTGGATGTCCAGGGCCGCATTGGCAGCCCGTTATCGCCATTGGCGGTTTCCCGCAGCTTGCGGGGGAAAGCGCTTGATGGCGGTGTGTTCTGGAGCGCCGGCTTCGTGCCGCCTTTGTGGTCGCCGGTGCCAAGCGTGGTGACCGTGCATGATCTGACCCACCTTCACTTCTACAGTCGCGCGCATGCGCTCTACTACCGACATTTCTTCCTGCCGCTCTACAGGCGCTGCGAGGCTGTGGTGTGCGTGTCAGATTACACACGGCGTGAGTTCATCGAGTGGTCGGGCATGCCGGCCGGTCGCGTTCACGTCGTCCTGAACGGGGTCAGCCCGCAGTTTTCCGCCAACACCGAAACGCTCGGGCTGCCCTACCGCTACGTGCTCTATCCGGGCAACCATCGCAGCTACAAGAACCTTGATCGGCTTGTCTGCGCCTACGCGCGCTCGGGCTTGCGTGACATGGATGTTCATCTCGTCATGACCGGCACCGAAAATGCCGAACTGATGAATCTCGCCCGGAATGAAGGCGTTGAAGCATATGTGCATTTTGCCGGACGCCTCGCCGATGTGGATCTGCCGCGCATTTACCGGGGGGCGGAAGCGATTGCCTTCGTCTCGCTCTATGAAGGTTTCGGCCTGCCGATCGTCGAGGCCATGGCTTCGGGTGTTCCGGTGCTGACCTCCAACGTATCTGCCATGCCCGAGGTCGCGGGCGACGCTGCGCTCATCGTCGATCCGTACTCCGTGGACGACATTGCCCGCGCGCTTCGCCAACTGATGGTCGAACCGGGTCTGAGAGCCGAGCTCGCGGGGCGCGGCCGGGAGCAGGTCAGGCGTTTTGATTGGAACGCGTCGGCGGATGCGCTGTGGAGCATTGTCGATGACGTGGTGAGTGCGGGCGGACGGTGTCTGCAAGGGGCGGTCTAG